A DNA window from Janibacter sp. A1S7 contains the following coding sequences:
- the selD gene encoding selenide, water dikinase SelD has protein sequence MEPVRLTQYARGGGCACKIPAEELEQVVAGLQVPAPPGADVLVGLDDGDDAGVVRIRDGQAVLSTSDFFTPVVDDPYDWGRIAAANALSDIYAMGGEPIMAINLVAWPRELISTDRLREVLRGGLDVATEAGCPVLGGHSIDAPEPIYGMAVTGTADPGRMMRNDAAEAGLPISLTKPLGVGVLNNRHKATGERSEEAIASMVALNREAARAALDGGARAATDVTGFGLLGHLYKMARASGVAARIDAAAVPYVTGAREALAAGYVPGGSRRNLDWVRPHLSAEGITQEELILLADAQTSGGLLVVGEVPGAPVVGETVAAGSLPGGALVQVM, from the coding sequence ATGGAGCCCGTTCGCCTCACCCAGTACGCCCGTGGTGGTGGGTGCGCCTGCAAGATCCCCGCGGAGGAGCTCGAGCAGGTCGTGGCCGGTCTGCAGGTCCCGGCGCCGCCCGGCGCGGACGTGCTGGTCGGGCTCGACGACGGTGACGATGCGGGCGTCGTGCGCATCCGGGACGGGCAGGCGGTGCTGTCGACGTCGGACTTCTTCACCCCCGTCGTCGACGACCCCTACGACTGGGGCCGTATCGCGGCGGCCAATGCCCTCTCCGACATCTACGCCATGGGTGGCGAGCCGATCATGGCGATCAACCTCGTCGCCTGGCCCCGCGAGCTGATCTCGACCGACCGCCTGCGCGAGGTGCTGCGTGGCGGCCTCGACGTGGCCACCGAGGCCGGCTGCCCCGTGCTCGGCGGGCACAGCATCGACGCCCCAGAGCCGATCTACGGCATGGCGGTCACCGGCACGGCCGACCCCGGCCGGATGATGCGCAACGACGCCGCCGAGGCCGGTCTGCCGATCAGCCTGACCAAGCCGCTGGGCGTCGGTGTGCTCAACAACCGGCACAAGGCGACGGGGGAGCGCAGCGAGGAGGCCATCGCCTCGATGGTCGCCCTCAACCGGGAGGCCGCCCGAGCGGCGCTCGATGGCGGGGCCCGCGCGGCCACGGACGTGACCGGCTTCGGGCTGCTCGGGCACCTGTACAAGATGGCTCGGGCGTCGGGGGTGGCCGCGCGGATCGACGCGGCTGCGGTGCCATACGTCACCGGGGCCCGCGAGGCGCTCGCCGCCGGATACGTCCCCGGTGGGTCCCGCCGCAACCTCGACTGGGTGCGTCCGCACCTGTCCGCCGAGGGCATCACGCAGGAGGAGCTCATCCTGCTCGCCGACGCCCAGACCTCCGGTGGGCTGCTCGTCGTCGGCGAGGTCCCCGGCGCCCCGGTCGTCGGCGAGACCGTCGCTGCCGGATCGCTGCCCGGCGGTGCGCTCGTGCAGGTGATGTGA
- a CDS encoding PadR family transcriptional regulator → MNEHDWPSEWLRGVLDVCVLRVLLDGPSYGYAITRRLSGAGLGAVKGGTLYPLLGRLEEAGHVEVEWRPGEGGPGRKYFALTAAGREYAHDQAARWAAFTTTTRGLTDGALGSAAGRN, encoded by the coding sequence ATGAACGAGCACGACTGGCCCAGCGAGTGGCTACGGGGCGTGCTCGACGTGTGTGTGCTGCGGGTGCTGCTCGACGGCCCCAGCTACGGCTACGCGATCACCCGACGACTCTCCGGGGCGGGCTTGGGGGCGGTCAAGGGCGGGACCCTCTACCCCCTTCTCGGACGCCTCGAGGAGGCCGGCCACGTCGAGGTCGAGTGGCGGCCGGGCGAGGGTGGCCCCGGCCGCAAGTACTTCGCGCTCACGGCAGCCGGCCGTGAGTACGCACACGACCAGGCCGCCCGCTGGGCTGCCTTCACGACGACCACCCGGGGGCTCACCGACGGTGCGCTCGGGTCGGCAGCAGGGAGGAACTGA
- a CDS encoding endonuclease, with protein MSHRDTVDRLLREHGTTYADEAGIRLRDTPAPLFQLLCLTQLFAAPIGASVAVATMRELLGAGWTTPQHLLDSTWRERVDALGRGGYRRYDESTATYLAQMAQLLQERWRGDLRRLHETAEDEGSLRSLLEEFPRVGPTGSGIFCREVQAVWPDLRPQVDGRVRRGARAVGLPTDPENLAALVDGDDLARLTAALVRVDLDGGHDAVRA; from the coding sequence ATGAGCCACCGGGACACCGTCGATCGCCTGCTGCGCGAGCACGGCACCACCTACGCGGACGAGGCCGGGATCCGACTGCGGGACACGCCGGCTCCGCTCTTCCAGCTGCTCTGCCTGACCCAGCTCTTCGCGGCGCCCATCGGCGCCTCCGTCGCCGTGGCCACGATGCGCGAGCTGCTCGGGGCCGGGTGGACCACCCCGCAGCACCTTCTCGACTCGACGTGGCGGGAGCGGGTGGACGCGCTCGGTCGCGGGGGCTATCGCCGGTACGACGAGAGCACGGCGACGTACCTGGCGCAGATGGCCCAGCTGCTGCAGGAGCGGTGGCGCGGCGATCTGCGCCGGCTGCACGAGACGGCCGAGGACGAAGGGAGCCTGCGTTCCCTTCTCGAGGAGTTCCCCCGCGTCGGCCCGACCGGGTCGGGGATCTTCTGCCGTGAGGTCCAGGCGGTCTGGCCCGACCTGCGACCGCAGGTCGACGGCCGGGTGCGCCGGGGAGCCCGAGCGGTCGGCCTGCCCACCGACCCGGAGAACCTCGCCGCGCTCGTCGACGGTGACGACCTGGCCCGGTTGACCGCCGCGCTGGTCCGCGTCGACCTCGACGGCGGGCACGATGCCGTTCGGGCCTGA